GACCGCCGCGAGGCGCTGGCCCGCGCCCTGGCCCGGCGCGTGGCGCAGGCCACCAGCCAGCCCCGCCTGCCCGACGTCGAGCTGAATGCCTTAGTAGACAAGCTTTTCGCCTGCCAAGTGCCTAACTATACCCCCGACGGCCGCCCCACCGTCGTATTGCTCGACGGCGACCAGCTAGCCGCCTACTTCCGCAAAGCCGGCGCGTAAGCAGCCCGGTGCGACCTTTGCGGCGACGAGCCGCCCCGTATTCCGTTTATGTTCAATCTCACGCCTACTGTTCGCAATCTGCTGCTTATCAACCTAGCCTTTTTTTTGGCGCAGGAGAACTTGCGGAATATTCCTATTACGCAACTAGGTAGCTTGTACGCAGTGGGTTCGCCGTACTTTCATTTCTGGCAATTTTTTACCTATATGTTCCTGCACGGTAGCTGGGGACATATTTTTTCTAACATGTTCGGCCTTATTTCTTTCGGGCCACTGCTGGAGCAGCGCTGGGGTGGGCAGCGGTTTTTGGCTTTTTGGCTGATGTGCGGAGTGGGGGCTGGGGTACTCTACGAAGGCGTCCATATGTATGAGTTGCGCAAGCTCGAAGCCGTGTACACGGAGGTGGTGCGCAGCCCCAATGCCGGCGACTACGACCAGTTTATGCGGCAAAGCGGCTTCAAGCAAGCCGAGGACGAAGCTGCCGCTGAAGCCTTGCAGCGCAACCCCAACGACCAAGCCTTACAGCAGGCTATTGTGCAGCACGT
The genomic region above belongs to Hymenobacter sp. BRD128 and contains:
- a CDS encoding rhomboid family intramembrane serine protease, yielding MFNLTPTVRNLLLINLAFFLAQENLRNIPITQLGSLYAVGSPYFHFWQFFTYMFLHGSWGHIFSNMFGLISFGPLLEQRWGGQRFLAFWLMCGVGAGVLYEGVHMYELRKLEAVYTEVVRSPNAGDYDQFMRQSGFKQAEDEAAAEALQRNPNDQALQQAIVQHVKEIYSAITNSPRGGMLGASGALFGILFAFAYLFPNTELFLLFIPFPVKAKYFVFFYGAYELYSGVHQAPGDNVAHFAHIGGLLIGFIILKFWESGRARFY